AGTCCACCCCAGCCAATAGAGAGAGAGTAGAAGGTCTGAGTTGCTGCATCTTTCCACACCTAAAACACAGAGTTGTACTGTAGCTCAttaagaggttttttttctcagataaCAAATGACTTTATTGGATTGCACATGAACAGTGACAGTTTGCACATAAACAGTGAGAGTTTCTACCTGAACTTCAGTCAGTTTGGTCAGATTGGACTGAGAACCAATGTAGAACTCGATCCCATCTTTGGCTCCCTCTAGAGTCACACCTCTGATCAGCAGGATCACAATCACCACGTAAGGGAAGGTAGCAGTGAAATACACAACCTGGAGATACAAAGACTTGTTACTTTGCAGGAAAAGCAAAAGACTGcattttgttacatttgttaAGCCTAAATTCTAAAATCTGTCAGGCCTTCTGCATTTCAGTACTGACAGTTTAGCATTGCATACGAAAAGTGCAATCTgtcattttgttgttcttgGTTTACTAATTTTTATAATACTTTAACACTTTAATACTTTAATAGTTGCTTCGAGTTAGATGAGATGATGAATATCAGTCCTGTTTCAGTACATTCAGCTAATAATGAAACTAAGGGAATAGTTTGTTAGATTACTATAAAATCGTTCAAAACTAAAAAAGGACACCAGCACTATAGACTGTTGATAAAAGGTTTCAAAACCATcctgagttttttttaaactggataACAGAAACAAGGTGTGGAGCTGCCTGAGGCGTGGCTGCACAATAGAAAATATAAAGCATGTGgtgtctttttattatttattttttgtttttttaaatgggaaaaAACATTTGGAGCAGCATGGCGGTGCAGTAATTAGCACCTTTGAATCCACGTGTGGAGTTCGCTTGTTGTCTTGATGCCTATGTAGTTTCTCTTGGGGTtctcctatatatatatacatttaggGCACCTTTTGTCCTATGACACCTGAGTTGGTGAAGTCGAAGAAAATAGTGGGATGGgaccataatttaaaaaattacgTTATGAACATAATTTAAATCTAGCAATTGAGTCCTTGAGAATGTGTATGATATATATGAGGTCATCAGCAGGGGGAGTCACACCCTGCTGATATAAGAAAAAACACCACAGTGACTTCACTTATCATATGCTTATTAGACTTTTTAGTTAGTTTGTGAAACTAAACAGCTAATATCACAAACTAAATTATTCTAAATAGATGTGTGGATTTGTATGTTGGACAAACGAACAGGAGTCCATCTACACGGAGGATTTTGACGTACTTTGCCTGATGATTTGATGCCTTTGATGAGCGCAGCAGTAACAATTATGGAGGTCAGCAGCAGACAGAGAGCCAAGTGCCAAACTACTGGCCCCGTTTCATCAAGACCACTGGACCTCTGCAGAGCCACATTACTGCAAAGAAGAAGACGTGCATTTGTACAAACAGTGTGACAAGTGCTTTTATTTATGCCTGTGTGCACGAGTGTTTGAGTCTTACTCCCAGTACAGCTCACTCGAAGTCTGCATCGAagagcagctgctgttttcCTGAGTCCAGTTGGTAACCAAAACACTGCTTACATTACAGGAcactaaaaaaagagagaggactTGTGAGTGTCCAAAATATAAATCTTATATCAGTATTTACCACAACACAAGTACCTGTGATTGGATCTGTAGTGGGTGCTTTAATTTCTCcagaatatttacattttaggtTACTGAGATTTAAAACCACATCAAAATACTTTATAATCTTTATGACTGATATCAATTTATGTTAAATCAGTGTATGTGGTGATGCAGATACCACAGAGCAGAAGACTTAATGAGCTGCTCTTTACAAGAATACAAGAATATAATGTACGCACCTTCAGGCGTGGTGCTGCAGTTACTGCCATCGCAGCTGGAACAGCCGGACCACGGCAGAGGACACTGCATGGAGGCGAACATGTAGTACAGGCTGTAGGCGATGATGACGTTGTAATAAATAGACACTATTACAGACACCACAACCATGGCAACACCAATACCTGAAGGGATAGATAGGGCATAAAAGAcactattaaattaaaaaaatattatcggAAACTTCACCAgacaaaagctgttttttgatTGAACTAATCATAATAAGTGTGTCTAAGTTTACTGATCATACATAAAagcatgctgtttttgttttttgctgtagtaatttaaaaatgtccTCTCGACTTTGCTTATTACAGTTTCTTTAATTACACTGCAGcgttcttctttttgtttgaaGAACATAAAACAATTTGGTAATCCTCATTAAagctgccattaaaaaaaacaaaattgggTTTGGGGTCAGTTTTGGTCACACAGTTGACCATTAACCAAAAACCTTATTAAGGAGAGTTTAGGGCTGATTTATGGTGACACAGCTCTGCATTGGCCACAAGCCTCATTAAATGTACTGTTCATAATTCATGTGACCTGCAAGCAGCTCTTAAGAAAAGCCAATAATAATCCAGAGAAcctagtgattaaaaaatgcacatttatatttattggaATGTTGATTAATtcataacattttcttttatttaaaaaaaaaaaaacctcttaaaATTACCCTGTATTAATGGCACTGCACTCCATACATTAACTGGACCTTGGCTGCAGAATTGACCCAAGGCACTTTccaagaagaaaagaggaattCCAACCACCACCAACATCACGAAATATGGGATAAGAAAGGCACCTGCTCAAAATGAAGGATTTGGTggtaaagaggaaaacaaatcttataaaaacaTAGTTGCTTTGAAATAGAATCTTGGATAATGGATTAGAAAATAAATGCTGATTTACCCCCTCCATTCTTGTATGCCAAATACGGAAATCTCCAGATATTTCCCAGACCAACAGCATATCCGATCATAGAGAGAATGTACTCCTTCTTACTGGTCCAGTTACCACGCTCAGTATTCTCATCCCCATTGTCCACACGTGGATCCTGCTCATTTAAAAAGTTCAAAACTTTTGTAAACTTGTAAAACTTGTGACGTATGTAAGCAATTATTGGATGCACCAGGActttcagaaaaaataaagatgttaGAAAGAAGAGTCTGTTGTAGAACAATGGTATGGTAcataatttaaatattaattaatcaACACCAGGACACAAGATATCAGTCATTATAATAGTTATTAGTTATTAGTAATTATATACGGTACTAGAAAGGTGGTTTAATTTATCAgctgaattatttttttctaaatatgtgacagttacatcaaaaacaaaatacagatcTTTAAATACAGGCAAGTGTCTTCTTCCTCAGTCTATTTCTGCAGACTATTATGCTGTAAGTTATCCAGTGAAAGTCTGGTCAGTCAGTTATGCAGTCCTACCTGGTCGACAACAGCAGGATTTCTGAAGATGAAACCCTTGAAACTTTGCCACCCGTATTCCCTCATGTTCGTTCGCCTGCTTGTTAGGACAGAATAAGAAATTTGAAGTTAACTACATCTGTTTTAAAGTCTCCTCTCTAAAGGCGAGCTAGTGATGTGTTCCAATCATCTGCCTCAGCCCTCCCCCTGAGATAGTTGTATGCAATTACCTCAACTCCCACTCTAAACTTAAAAAAGTGGTTATAAAGATGAGTGATGAAcgttttcctctttttaagaTTAATGACACAACTGCTGACACTCAGTCTGATAACGTCAGGGTCACTTTACGCAATTATGTGGAGCTGTTATTAGATGGTAGTCATGTTCACTGTATAATATCATGGTGCTAAAATACAGTATGTATGACTTCTTTCTGTAGAGAGGAGTGATAGCATGCTTAcactgataaataaaaaaagagtggaGCTCCCACTGTTTACGAGCGTCCAGGTTGTGGGTGACTCAGCGTTGCGACGCTAAGCCTGCATCTCTATCTTCAGCACTCCACCCTAATGCCACTGCTGTAATGTACCGTGGATGGGACTCATTTCGGTCAGTGACACATAATGTCACACATAATGACTGCACGGATGACccgcgtgtgtctgtgtcactTGTCATAACAGATGGCGTGCCCGCATGATGGTGACTGGTGACAAAAGGAGATGAATGAAAAATGGCTCAGATTATTCAACATGCAACACAGTCCAAAACACAGATGTTAAACTGATTTCATTCACATAAGCTAATAGTATAAGCACATATGTAACGCCGGTAAGCTGTAACTTTACCAACTAGTGCTCTGTGGACACAAAGTAACCAGATCACAGGGAGACTTTCTTAACAACACAGAACAACTATGAATAACTATGACGTTGGTTGCAAGGTTTATATTGttggattgtcatttatgcttagaaatatatactcatatatgcttagagttttataatcgATTGCATAAtgatagaggtttgatccttagcAGTCTGTAAAGACTCTGTGCGCCTTCCAAAGTGTTCTGGCTTACACACCTCTTGGGGTCATGAAAGAGGCCGTACCTTCTGCTACTGATTTATACTGTGGGAGGATAACTAGTCTGTATCTGGTTAAGTGTGGCAGGATGAATATTATGTCTTGGTTCAACCCACTTTCAGTCAGGCGCATTAAGGGGCGCTAGTATAAATAGTGGCCATCTGAGCATCCCCGAATCGTGTACCTGTTATCTCCTTTCGGTCACCTGACTTCCCCCGGTGCTGCAGGTAGGAGCTGTGTACATGTCGTTGTTGCCTCAGCCTGAATTGGCAGTACTTGTGTTGATTGTGGTGTTCGTGTTACAGAGATGACCCGCGGATTACCTTCCTGAATCCTCCATGGTGGCTGGTATGTGTTTACTCAGTGCAGTGCATACATTATTTCACTCGGTGGTAAACCAATGTTGTTTATAGGTCGTAGCTGTAGAAGCCTTCTATGAGCCACTCTGTTCATGATTCGTGACGTTGTTTACTTGGTACTCAGTTTGACTCAGTTTTGTTACAATCTCTGCCTTTTATTGCTCTTTTATAGTAAGTGTAGCAATGGGAATTGCATTTACCTGTGTGTTCCACCCGGGGTCTGGAGAGTGTAACACCGGAAGGTGAGAACCGGAGACTCATGACTGTTTGTTAAGAGTTTAATAAAAGTTTACCTCGGAGGAGGGAAAGTTCAACCGAGCATCTTGTGAAGTTTATAGAGAGAACAAGATGAAACATGGTGGCAGCGGGGTCTAGAGTGATCCACACCGCGCTTTGAAGACAACAGATTGAGCGGACGGTATCGACGCGTCCAGCTAGGCTAGTTAGCCTCGGAGGTGCTAACGGCTCAGGACAGCAAGTGAGACGCTGACGAGAAGAGCGCAGCGGCGTCTACGATGGATGGATTGAAGCCACCCGCACAGTGGAGTATGGATTCAGTGAACCTGTCTAAAGCGTGGAAAACATGGAAAGAAGAGTTTACACTCTACACGGAACTAGCTCTGCCGGATGCTGAGGAAAAGGCGAGAGTGAAGCTGTTTTACTATCTGATCGGGGAACGGGGCAGGGAGCTCTGTGGAACGCTGATCGGAGCTGAGGCAAGagtaacggtgtgttcacaccgaacgcgatagagGCAGGCggagcgtcaggtttacatgtaaagtcaatggaaaggcgcgcTGACCCGCGATTGCGGCccccgcgaaaattcggaagcgTTTTGGCGTTGCGAAAACGCAAAAACGCCAGAAACGCGCGTGAGTGTAGGGCGTTTCAGGCGTTTGACTCGCGAAAAAATCCACGCGCGTGAGtttatgtgttgcattttgtgcatacgcgcgtttcgcctcccccgctcgagttggaaaaatctgaactccagcgtaaaatcgcgccgcgacaaccaatcaggagcctggtgacatGGCTGTTACCTAgttcaaaggggcagatccagccaaagccatTCATTCTGCATTCAAAATGGAGGAGAAACTAATCAGTGCTGTGGCAAATCATCCAGAATTATACGATGCTACCTATTATGCCGCCTCAGACACGAGAATTCGTGAAATTCCAAATTTATAAATCAGTTTttgaaaacagcacagctgTGCTAAATTTGGAAACATTGGACCCTAATGATCAGTAGTTTACTGATGAGGCAGCAGCTCTCCAGGGCAGAAACAATGTTCTTatgtttctcctccttctccctgaggctcttccactccaagctgggtcctttttatccctgtctctctgtaaatagttAGATCTcatatatttatgttatttatgtcCTTTTGTTACtgaatttgtatattttattcctgtctgtctgtaaataGTTGATGTCATATATTTATCCTTTTGTTActgaatttatatattttatcaaataaacatttatactgACAAATGTCTttgttctactacacagc
This DNA window, taken from Astatotilapia calliptera chromosome 5, fAstCal1.2, whole genome shotgun sequence, encodes the following:
- the slc6a14 gene encoding sodium- and chloride-dependent neutral and basic amino acid transporter B(0+) isoform X2, producing MREYGWQSFKGFIFRNPAVVDQDPRVDNGDENTERGNWTSKKEYILSMIGYAVGLGNIWRFPYLAYKNGGGAFLIPYFVMLVVVGIPLFFLESALGQFCSQGPVNVWSAVPLIQGIGVAMVVVSVIVSIYYNVIIAYSLYYMFASMQCPLPWSGCSSCDGSNCSTTPEVSCNVSSVLVTNWTQENSSCSSMQTSSELYWDNVALQRSSGLDETGPVVWHLALCLLLTSIIVTAALIKGIKSSGKVVYFTATFPYVVIVILLIRGVTLEGAKDGIEFYIGSQSNLTKLTEVQVWKDAATQTFYSLSIGWGGLIALASYNNFHNNVFKDSFVVTLTNAGTSVLAGFAIFSFLGHMAHVYKTPVSKVVKEEVITTCLLDAFPTVFKSKHVLLTVTLCSVLYLLGLPCVTRAGIYWVTLIDQFIASWVLLFLVLLEIIAICYIYGGNRFIKDIEMMIGMKTSTFWLWWRACWFFITPCIVVFLLISSLVYFEPPNYGGIPYPDWGMNLGWCMIAFVLMWIPVAAGYKLIKAKGNPWKRLKSLCSPSEEWHPYLDVHRGERYSEERCRRRNNSKIKAEVNLNVISSSWL
- the slc6a14 gene encoding sodium- and chloride-dependent neutral and basic amino acid transporter B(0+) isoform X3, with the protein product MREYGWQSFKGFIFRNPAVVDQDPRVDNGDENTERGNWTSKKEYILSMIGYAVGLGNIWRFPYLAYKNGGGAFLIPYFVMLVVVGIPLFFLESALGQFCSQGPVNVWSAVPLIQGIGVAMVVVSVIVSIYYNVIIAYSLYYMFASMQCPLPWSGCSSCDGSNCSTTPEVSCNVSSVLVTNWTQENSSCSSMQTSSELYWDNVALQRSSGLDETGPVVWHLALCLLLTSIIVTAALIKGIKSSGKVVYFTATFPYVVIVILLIRGVTLEGAKDGIEFYIGSQSNLTKLTEVQVWKDAATQTFYSLSIGWGGLIALASYNNFHNNVFKDSFVVTLTNAGTSVLAGFAIFSFLGHMAHVYKTPVSKVVKEGIYWVTLIDQFIASWVLLFLVLLEIIAICYIYGGNRFIKDIEMMIGMKTSTFWLWWRACWFFITPCIVVFLLISSLVYFEPPNYGGIPYPDWGMNLGWCMIAFVLMWIPVAAGYKLIKAKGNPWKRLKSLCSPSEEWHPYLDVHRGERYSEERCRRRNNSKIKAEVNLNVISSSWL